From a region of the Hemibagrus wyckioides isolate EC202008001 linkage group LG14, SWU_Hwy_1.0, whole genome shotgun sequence genome:
- the LOC131364840 gene encoding fatty acid desaturase 2-like, producing MGDGGHRGKQQGSGERGSCAQYTWEEVQKHNRTGDQWLVIERKVYNVSEWTKRHPGGSRVLEHYIGEDATDAFTAFHPDRRYVRKFMKPLLLGELAPSEPSQDHGKNAALVKDFQSLRKQLEEQGLFRTRPLFYILYIGHILLLEVLPLVLLWQFGNGWIVTILSAVMLATAQAQAGWLQHDLGHLSVFKNSTWDHLAHKFVIGHLKGASANWWNYQHFQHHSKPNVLSKDPDLNTMEILVLGNIQPVEYGIKKLKHMPYNHQHKYFFLIGPPLLIPVFFSAHIFRTLCVRRHWVDFVWYLSYYTRFFLCYVSYYGLLGAVLLQTFVRFLESHWYVWVTQMNHIPMDIDYENHDDWLSMQLKSTCNVEQSLFNDWFTGHLNFQIEHHVFPTMPRHNYVYVAPRLRELCEKYGVQYQVKGLLEAMSDIIGSLRKSGELWLDAYLHK from the exons ATGGGTGATGGAGGACACCGGGGCAAGCAGCAGGGGTCAGGAGAGAGAGGCTCTTGTGCACAGTACACCTGGGAGGAAGTGCAGAAACACAATCGCACAGGTGATCAGTGGCTGGTGATCGAGAGGAAAGTGTACAATGTGAGCGAGTGGACAAAGAGACATCCTGGAGGAAGCAGAGTTCTTGAGCATTACATTGGTGAAGACGCAACG GACGCGTTTACAGCCTTCCATCCGGATCGCCGCTACGTGAGGAAGTTCATGAAGCCACTGCTGCTGGGAGAGTTGGCACCTTCAGAGCCCAGTCAAGACCACGGCAAAAAT gCTGCTTTAGTGAAAGATTTCCAGTCCTTGCGTAAGCAGTTGGAGGAACAGGGCTTATTCCGCACCCGTCCATTGTTTTATATCCTATATATTGGCCACATTCTGCTGTTGGAGGTGCTGCCTTTGGTACTGCTGTGGCAGTTTGGCAATGGCTGGATTGTTACAATTCTTAGTGCTGTCATGTTGGCCACGGCACAG GCTCAGGCTGGATGGCTTCAGCATGACCTTggccatctgtctgtcttcaaAAATTCCACCTGGGATCACCTAGCACACAAATTTGTCATTGGACACCTGAAG GGGGCTTCGGCAAACTGGTGGAACTATCAACACTTTCAGCATCATTCTAAGCCTAATGTGTTAAGTAAGGACCCTGATCTTAATACAATGGAAATTCTGGTACTGGGGAACATCCAGCCTGTAGAG TATGGGATTAAAAAGTTGAAACACATGCCTTATAACCATCAGCACAAGTACTTCTTTTTGA TCGGCCCTCCCCTGCTCATCCCAGTGTTCTTTAGCGCACACATTTTTcgaactctgtgtgtgagacGCCATTGGGTG gaTTTTGTCTGGTATCTGTCCTACTATACACGGTTCTTCTTATGTTATGTCTCCTATTATGGATTGCTGGGAGCAGTTCTGCTTCAGACTTTTGTAAG GTTTCTAGAAAGCCACTGGTATGTATGGGTTACACAGATGAACCACATTCCCATGGATATTGATTATGAAAATCATGATGACTGGCTCAGCATGCAG tTGAAATCTACTTGTAATGTTGAGCAGTCGCTCTTTAATGATTGGTTCACCGGCCACCTCAACTTTCAGATTGAGCATCA TGTCTTCCCTACGATGCCTCGCCATAACTATGTTTATGTGGCTCCTCGACTTCGAGAGCTTTGTGAGAAGTATGGAGTACAGTATCAGGTCAAAGGCCTGTTGGAGGCCATGTCTGACATTATTGG GTCTTTGAGGAAGTCTGGTGAGCTGTGGCTAGATGCCTACCTCCACAAATGA
- the LOC131365224 gene encoding fatty acid desaturase 2, with protein MGGGGHWGEQLGSGENGICAQYTWEEVQKHIRRGDQWLVIERKVYNVSEWTKRHPGGRRILEHYAGEDSTDAFTAFHPDQRYVRKFMKPLLLGELAPSEPSQDHGKNAALMEDFRALRKKLEVQGLFRTSPLFFILYLGHILLLEALSVALLWTFGNGWIISLLISVILTISQAQAGWLQHDFGHLSVFKNSTWDHLMHKFIIGHLKGASANWWNHRHFQHHAKPNIVTKDPDINMLKILVLGNILPVEYGIKKLKHMPYNRQHQYFFLVGPPLLIPLYFNMHVLQTMYLQRDWVDFAWYLSYYTRYLMFYSPYYGIVGSLVLMTFVRFLESHWFVWVTQMNHIPMDIDHDKHDDWLSMQLKATCNIEHSPFNDWFSGHLNFQIEHHLFPMMPRHNYSRASPQVRELCEKYGIHYQVKGLWESWCDIVRSLKKSGELWLDAYLHK; from the exons ATGGGTGGAGGAGGACATTGGGGTGAGCAGCTGGGGTCAGGAGAAAATGGTATATGTGCACAGTACACCTGGGAGGAAGTGCAGAAACACATTCGCAGGGGTGATCAGTGGCTGGTGATCGAGAGGAAAGTGTACAATGTGAGCGAGTGGACAAAGAGACATCCTGGAGGACGCAGAATTCTTGAACACTATGCTGGCGAGGATTCAACG GACGCATTCACAGCATTCCATCCGGATCAGCGATACGTGAGGAAGTTCATGAAGCCACTACTGCTGGGAGAGTTGGCACCTTCAGAGCCCAGTCAAGACCACGGCAAAAAC GCTGCATTAATGGAAGATTTCCGAGCCTTGCGTAAGAAGTTGGAAGTGCAGGGCTTGTTCCGCACCAGTCCACTGTTTTTTATACTATATCTTGGGCACATTCTGCTCCTGGAAGCCCTGTCTGTGGCACTCCTTTGGACATTTGGCAATGGCTGGATTATTTCCCTTCTAATATCTGTCATTCTGACCATTTCACAG GCTCAGGCTGGCTGGCTTCAGCATGATTTTGGTCACCTGTCAGTCTTTAAAAATTCTACTTGGGATCATCTAATGCACAAATTTATCATTGGACACCTGAAG GGGGCTTCTGCAAATTGGTGGAACCACCGCCACTTTCAGCACCATGCTAAGCCTAATATTGTCACTAAAGACCCGGACATCAACATGTTGAAAATACTGGTCTTGGGAAACATCCTGCCTGTTGAG TATGGGATTAAAAAGTTGAAGCACATGCCGTATAACCGTCAGCACCAGTACTTCTTTTTGG TTGGCCCTCCTCTGCTCATTCCGTTGTACTTTAACATGCACGTTTTGCAAACTATGTATTTGCAACGGGATTGGGTG gATTTTGCATGGTATTTGTCCTACTATACACGTTACCTCATGTTTTATTCTCCCTATTATGGAATTGTGGGATCTTTAGTGCTTATGACTTTTGTAAG GTTTCTTGAAAGTCATTGGTTTGTGTGGGTGACCCAGATGAACCACATTCCCATGGACATTGACCATGATAAACATGACGATTGGCTCAGCATGCAG TTGAAAGCTACTTGTAATATTGAGCATTCACCATTCAATGATTGGTTCAGCGGCCATCTCAACTTCCAGATTGAGCATCA TCTCTTCCCCATGATGCCTCGTCATAACTATAGCCGTGCATCTCCTCAAGTACGAGAACTTTGTGAGAAGTATGGAATTCACTATCAGGTTAAAGGCCTGTGGGAATCCTGGTGTGACATTGTCAG GTCTTTGAAGAAGTCTGGTGAGCTGTGGCTAGATGCTTACCTCCACAAATAA
- the LOC131364382 gene encoding leucine-rich repeat-containing protein 10B, with amino-acid sequence MGNSSQKQGTEDKEKEKEEETDDELEEEEKAQVKEEEVEQKLPPCFNELISSGDPVLDLSQFRLRYLPKEVLGLEHLERLYVCGNRLRTVPDGIVQLQGLRTLALDFNKIEDVPPSMCQLVNLTHLYLGSNRLMSLPPEIKNLQSLRCLWVESNYFQFFPKQLYELPHLRSLQFGDNKLKALPSDMWRMEALRSLWLYGNRFTEFPQVLLKMEQLEILDLDGNRISKLPSLLIFPALRLFSYDHNPVKGPPLFGEDVVIVGEGAAEALEERERIREEERAERVAEVAAAAEAAKPTRQGILKKLRMKSSSASEVAAPAEEEVPLQAKAEEEECERHQVVYDDGKLEYEGERYDGYRKSDLEYEQAEISYKYEGRLLRLDETND; translated from the coding sequence ATGGGAAACTCCTCTCAAAAACAAGGGACGGAGgacaaggaaaaagaaaaagaggaggaaaCTGATGACGAattggaggaagaggaaaaggcACAAGTGAAAGAAGAGGAGGTGGAACAGAAGCTGCCTCcatgttttaatgaattaatctcTAGCGGAGATCCAGTGCTGGACCTGAGCCAATTTCGTTTGCGATACCTCCCAAAGGAAGTTCTGGGACTGGAACATTTGGAGAGACTGTATGTATGTGGAAATCGGCTTCGCACGGTGCCGGATGGCATTGTGCAGCTGCAAGGCCTGCGCACTCTAGCGCTTGACTTTAACAAAATAGAAGACGTCCCGCCGAGCATGTGCCAGTTGGTCAACCTCACCCACCTATATCTTGGCAGCAATCGGCTGATGAGCCTGCCACCAGAAATTAAAAACCTGCAGAGCCTCCGGTGTCTCTGGGTGGAAAGTAACTACTTTCAGTTTTTCCCCAAGCAGCTATATGAGCTCCCTCATCTGCGCTCTCTGCAGTTTGGTGACAATAAACTTAAAGCTCTGCCATCAGACATGTGGCGCATGGAAGCACTGCGAAGTCTCTGGCTCTATGGCAACCGCTTTACTGAGTTCCCACAGGTTCTCCTGAAGATGGAGCAGCTGGAGATTTTGGATTTAGATGGAAACCGTATCTCCAAGTTACCCAGTCTGCTGATCTTCCCAGCACTCCGACTCTTTTCCTATGACCACAATCCTGTGAAGGGGCCACCGCTTTTTGGAGAGGATGTTGTAATTGTTGGAGAAGGGGCAGCAGAGGCCTTGGAGGAAAGGGAGAGAATAAGAGAAGAGGAGCGTGCAGAACGAGTGGCCGAGGTGGCAGCTGCAGCAGAAGCAGCCAAGCCAACCAGACAAGGAATACTAAAGAAACTCAGAATGAAGTCTTCATCAGCAAGTGAGGTAGCAGCACCAGCTGAGGAGGAAGTGCCATTACAAGCCAAAGCAGAAGAGGAGGAGTGTGAAAGACATCAAGTGGTGTATGATGATGGGAAGCTTGAATATGAGGGTGAACGTTATGATGGTTACAGAAAGTCAGATCTGGAGTATGAACAAGCTGAGATAAGCTACAAATATGAAGGAAGACTATTGAGACTAGATGAGACTAATGATTGA